One Candidatus Krumholzibacteriota bacterium genomic region harbors:
- the tadA gene encoding Flp pilus assembly complex ATPase component TadA, translating into MVVTKTKKLGRILVEAGNLTEDQLELALKEQKQTGEKLGDILSRLGICTREEIDKVFASQIGVGYVSLAEEWIKRDAIDLVPGEYAEKQMLLPISLQGSTLLLAMADPLDLDTIDAVGRMTGHYVEVVYATESDIQEAHRKYYGAKSDIDTLMQSTIEESRAAAANDTPLSEADSPYIRLVDLIIEKAVDEGATDIHIEPEEKVVHIRYRIDGRLVQGPSLARELQSIVTTRVKIMAGLNISKTRIPQDGRIQYGKGQDKTDLRVSTLPTVHGETIVCRVLDKKNLVYGLEKLGMNRDMLTRFRQDISRPHGMILVTGPTGSGKTTTLYSALTYLNKPDTKIITLEDPVEYELSIISQAQIMAQQGFTFASGLRAILRQDPDILLIGEIRDTETAQLAIRAALTGHLVFSTLHTNTAAGAIPRLIDMGIEPFLLSATLISVLAQRLVRSVCPLCRVREEPTEDQKILLRLDELEGTPRYSTGKGCPSCKHTGCSGRAAVFEYLQVDSSIRRLISEGASIDAIMEKAIESDMRTLRQDAMEKLLSGKTSLSEVMRVVS; encoded by the coding sequence ATGGTCGTCACTAAGACAAAAAAGCTGGGCCGGATCCTCGTCGAAGCTGGGAACCTGACCGAAGACCAGCTCGAACTGGCGTTGAAGGAACAGAAGCAGACAGGTGAGAAGCTCGGCGATATCCTCAGCCGGCTCGGCATCTGCACCCGCGAGGAGATCGACAAGGTCTTCGCGTCTCAGATCGGGGTCGGTTACGTCTCACTTGCCGAGGAATGGATAAAGCGTGACGCGATCGACCTGGTACCGGGTGAATATGCCGAAAAACAGATGCTCCTTCCTATTTCCCTCCAGGGAAGTACTCTGCTCCTCGCGATGGCCGATCCTCTCGATCTCGACACGATCGACGCCGTCGGCAGGATGACAGGCCATTACGTCGAAGTGGTATACGCGACCGAATCGGATATCCAGGAAGCTCATAGAAAGTATTACGGAGCGAAAAGCGATATAGACACCCTTATGCAGAGCACGATCGAGGAATCGCGCGCCGCGGCGGCCAACGATACGCCTCTCAGCGAAGCGGACTCCCCCTATATCCGCCTGGTAGACCTGATCATTGAAAAAGCTGTCGATGAAGGAGCAACCGATATCCACATAGAACCGGAGGAAAAAGTCGTCCATATACGATACCGCATCGATGGACGCCTCGTTCAGGGCCCTTCCCTGGCGCGAGAGCTCCAGAGCATCGTGACGACCCGCGTGAAAATAATGGCGGGGCTGAACATCTCCAAGACCCGTATACCCCAGGACGGAAGGATCCAGTACGGAAAAGGTCAGGATAAAACAGATCTGCGAGTCTCCACTCTTCCTACCGTTCACGGCGAAACGATAGTCTGCAGGGTTCTCGACAAGAAGAACCTCGTCTACGGTCTTGAGAAACTCGGTATGAACAGGGATATGCTGACCCGTTTCAGGCAGGATATATCGAGGCCTCATGGGATGATACTCGTCACCGGTCCGACCGGTTCGGGGAAAACGACAACGCTCTATTCGGCACTGACCTACCTTAACAAGCCTGACACGAAGATCATTACTCTTGAAGACCCGGTCGAGTATGAACTGTCGATTATCAGCCAGGCTCAGATCATGGCACAGCAGGGGTTCACTTTCGCCAGCGGATTGAGGGCTATCCTGAGGCAGGACCCCGACATTCTCCTCATCGGGGAGATCCGCGATACCGAGACTGCCCAGCTTGCCATAAGGGCGGCGCTTACCGGGCATCTCGTATTCAGCACTCTTCACACGAATACCGCCGCCGGCGCCATACCCCGCCTGATAGATATGGGCATCGAACCGTTTCTCCTTTCAGCGACCCTCATCTCCGTCCTGGCCCAGAGACTGGTACGAAGCGTATGCCCGCTTTGCCGGGTCAGGGAGGAACCGACAGAGGACCAGAAGATCCTTCTTCGCCTCGACGAACTTGAAGGAACACCGCGATACTCTACCGGTAAAGGCTGTCCTTCCTGCAAACATACCGGTTGCAGTGGCAGGGCAGCTGTCTTCGAATATCTGCAGGTCGATTCCAGCATCAGAAGACTGATAAGCGAAGGGGCCAGCATTGACGCGATAATGGAAAAAGCGATCGAGTCGGATATGAGGACCCTGAGACAGGACGCGATGGAAAAACTTCTTTCCGGAAAGACATCGCTCAGTGAAGTGATGAGGGTGGTGTCATGA
- a CDS encoding type II secretion system protein GspG, translated as MQKLKDSSGFTLLEIIIAVAIVAIMAVAIAPPLIKNLNEGRVARAQSDAQVIGNAVLSFYKDTGRWPLQNDSDSAYDLTRLVGSGPLGGGDTGVPPGGTGISGGGNWDSWGESSTLTEQLVANAVGTIDPLYPESKSPHTRPGWNGPYLESVPLDPWGNPFVVNVRFLNNTVANYDRHNVMVLSAGPNGVFDTAFQNNTYDEEIGGDDVGYIIRSSTPQ; from the coding sequence ATGCAGAAGCTTAAAGATTCCAGCGGTTTCACGCTGCTGGAGATAATCATCGCGGTCGCTATAGTAGCCATTATGGCGGTAGCGATCGCTCCACCCCTGATCAAGAACCTCAACGAGGGAAGAGTCGCCAGGGCTCAGAGCGACGCCCAGGTGATCGGTAACGCCGTCCTTTCGTTCTACAAGGATACGGGCCGGTGGCCCCTGCAGAACGACAGCGATTCGGCATATGACCTGACGCGCCTCGTCGGAAGTGGCCCGCTCGGTGGCGGAGACACCGGCGTCCCTCCCGGGGGCACGGGAATAAGCGGCGGTGGAAATTGGGACAGCTGGGGAGAATCGAGTACTCTCACTGAGCAGTTGGTAGCCAACGCGGTAGGAACGATCGATCCTCTATATCCGGAAAGTAAAAGCCCTCACACCAGACCGGGTTGGAACGGCCCCTATCTCGAATCGGTTCCTCTCGATCCCTGGGGTAATCCTTTCGTCGTAAATGTCAGGTTTTTGAACAATACCGTTGCTAACTATGACCGTCACAACGTGATGGTCCTTTCAGCCGGCCCGAACGGTGTATTCGACACGGCTTTTCAAAACAATACGTACGACGAGGAGATCGGTGGAGATGACGTCGGTTATATTATAAGGAGTTCTACGCCTCAATAG